A portion of the Cryptomeria japonica chromosome 5, Sugi_1.0, whole genome shotgun sequence genome contains these proteins:
- the LOC131064413 gene encoding fatty acyl-CoA reductase 2, chloroplastic-like, translating into MEALKVLCKDYPSLNSSSKKPCLEHKLSKHGTHFSRHSLRLYQPRRNSVSFLAIRAANSHVAIKKGNGSVKEHSLYKGLGIVDFLEAKNILVTGATGFLAKEIILNSAAVTSFDARYDVALETNTRGPSRLMEFGRSCRKLQLFLHVSTAYVNGQREGRIVEKPFKGLEDAPALNILNEIELAKISLNFHQTRMSEPQSSKATNEDGISQTMKDMALERARTYGWNDVYVFSKAMGEMFLDQNRGEIPLAIVRPSVIEGTYSDPFPGWIEGLR; encoded by the exons ATGGAAGCTTTGAAGGTGCTGTGTAAAGACTATCCTTCTTTGAATTCTTCTTCTAAGAAGCCCTGTTTGGAGCATAAGCTTTCCAAGCATGGCACTCACTTTTCTAGGCATTCTCTACGTTTATATCAGCCAAGAAGAAATTCAGTGAGCTTCCTTGCAATTAGAGCTGCAAATTCCCATGTAGCTATCAAAAAAGGAAATGGATCAGTGAAAGAGCATTCATTGTACAAGGGCCTGGGTATAGTTGATTTTCTTGAGGCCAAAAACATTCTAGTCACTGGTGCAACAGGCTTCCTTGCAAAAG AAATAATTTTGAACTCTGCAGCTGTCACTTCATTTGATGCCAG GTATGATGTTGCTTTGGAGACAAATACAAGAGGACCGTCTCGGCTCATGGAGTTTGGAAGAAGTTGCAGAAAGCTACAGCTCTTTCTGCATGTATCAACAG CATATGTTAATGGGCAAAGAGAAGGGAGGATAGTAGAAAAACCATTCAAAGGGCTAGAAGATGCTCCAGCTTTGAACATTCTAAATGAAATTGAATTAGCCAAAATAAGTCTGAATTTTCATCAAACCAGAATGTCAGAACCCCAAAGCTCTAAAGCTACAAATGAGGATGGCATTTCTCAAACAATGAAAGACATGGCTTTGGAAAG GGCAAGAACATATGGATGGAATGATGTTTATGTGTTTAGCAAGGCAATGGGAGAAATGTTTTTAGACCAGAACAGAGGAGAAATCCCGTTGGCTATAGTTAGACCTAGTGTGATTGAAGGGACCTACAGTGATCCATTTCCTGGATGGATAGAAGGCCTTCGGTAA